ATGACTTTTAATGTTATGATATTCAAGAGGTTAGGTAGAGTGAACCCTTGCGTTAGTCGTTTAATTCATTTGTAAAAAACACCGCAAAGAGACGGGCTATACGAATGGCCCGCACGTGTATTTTACTAAAAAATATATTTTTACTAAAAAAGAGGTGATACCGTGGCTACACTTAAAGAAATTGCCGCCGAGGCTGGGGTATCCATTTCAACTGTTTCTCGTGTTCTGAAAGGAGACACCAGCTTGCAAGTGACATCGAAAACTAGAGATACGATTTTTCGTGTTGCGGATTCTCTAGGGTATCAGCGCAAGAAAGCACCTACTCCTTCTGAAATGAATCAATCACCAGTGACAATTACTGTTTATGTGCCCTTTACATATCTTGAAAGCACATCGCTTAAAGAAACGATGCGAGGAATTGAGTTATATTGTATATCAGAAGGATTTTTAGTAAAAACAATACATCACGCGCCAGGAAACTTTCCTTACGATACAAACGATGTTTTTACGATTTATTTAGAGCGTGCGATTGAAATAGAAGATGCCCAAAAAGATAATTCGGAAAAATTTACTAAAAACACTCGTACAATCACACATTCTGTTCAAATTGATGAATCCTATGCTTTAAGACAATGGTGCACACCGGAGATGCCTTCTACAGTTGTATTCTCGTCAATGACTAGCTCGCGCGTGCGCGACAGTGTAAGAGATCTTGAGGCGAAAGGGCGGATTAAAGAGGTCATTCAATGCCCTCGTGATGATGCCGCCGAGAGTTATCAAACAACGATGAGGCTGTTAAGTGCTGCACAGCGACCGGAAAGAATAATATATGGCAATCAGCTCTTAGCATTAGGTGGTTTACGCGCATTCTTTGATAAGGGTGTACAGCCGGGGCATGAAACGAAGGTCGCTTGTTTGCACGGAGATGCTAATGCGCGATTTATGTTGCCTTCCCTAACTGTACAAGAAATGCCTTACCGATTGGCAGGGGAGCTTCTCGTCAAGAATCTGTTCACATCGGACGAAACCGATGAATTCCAGCGAAAGATTATATTGACCCCGAAAATTCACTGGTACGCTTCATGGAAAGAGTTTGACTAAAAAATAAAATTTTAGTAAAAAGGAAGTGCCTGTTTGTCTAAAACGATCGTATTGACGGGCGGAGGGAGCGCTGGCCACGTGACGCCGCATCTCGCCCTGATTCCACAGCTTCAAAAGGAAGGCTATTCTGTTGCCTATATTGGTTCAAAGGATGGCATTGAAAAAGATATGATGGCAGAACAACAGATTGACTACACTGGCGTGTCGACAGGAAAGCTGCGTAGATATAAGGACTTGAACAATCTGAAGGACCCGTTTCGAGTGTTGAAGGGGATTACTGAAGCACGAAAAGCCTTAAAAAAACTGAAGCCTAGTCTAGTATTCTCAAAAGGTGGATTTGTGTCAGTACCAGTGGTAATTGCAGCTAAAACCCTTGGCATCCCATGCGTTTTACATGAATCAGACCGATCACCAGGGTTGGCAAATAAAATTGTCCTGCGTTTTTGCGAGAAAATCTGCGTAACCTTTCCGGAAACAGCCAGCCTACTTCCAGAAGGCAAGGCAATTCACACTGGCGCCATCGTTCGTCCTGATTTATTCAAAGGAAATGCGGCAAAAGGCCGTACGTTGTGTGATTTCTCATCGTCCAAACCCGTCCTGCTTGTCATGGGGGGGAGTATGGGGGCGCAAAAAATTAATGATACCATTCGGACTGAGCTCGATGTGCTGCTGAGCACATTCCATGTCATACATATTTGCGGAAAAGGGAAAATAGATCCTAACGTTCAACAATACGGTTATAAGGCTTTTGACTATGTATCATCTGAGCTTAGCGACTTGCTCGCTTGCACAGATGTCGTCGTTTCTAGAGCTGGATCGAATGCAATTAACGAATTTCTAGCGCTCCGTATCCCGATGCTTCTCGTACCTCTTTCTCCTCGTGTGAGCCGTGGTGATCAGGTTGAAAATGCCGCTTCATTTGAAAAACAAGGCTTCGCATCTGTTGTCCAGGAGGAGGAGTTGAATTCAGACACACTTCACGCTCAGATCAATGAACTTTATACGAAACGAGAAGATATCCAAGAACGCATGAAATCAGCAGATGCGTATACAGATGGTACTCAAGTTGTGGCGATTTTTAAAGATATTATTAGCCGCAAGGAAAAATAGGATAAGAGGATTTAAAAGAACTATTTAACATCCTACTTTTGGTTGAAAAAAGAGGATATTGGCGAAAAGAAGAGAATTTTAGTATATAGATGTAAAGGAGGACAGTTGAGTGAGGCTATTAAAGACCGCAATCCAAAACAAAATACAGGAATCTCCTGAAACCATACACCGTCTCACACCTCTTCTTCAATCAAAGAATGAAGAGGAATTGCTCCGCTTTGTCGAGGACCCGAAAGACGAGTTAGAAGACTTTCACGCCCTATTGAAAATCATCCGGACCCTATTCCCTGAGAGAGAGCGCGAGCTTATGGAGGATTATTGCTTGAATTTGGATCCTGAGAAGGAATCGATGTCCATTGGTTTAATCTATTCTTTTATTACAAACTTTAAAACACTTGAAAAAAGCTTAGTCTTACTCATTTCGAAAAGTGGCTATGATAAAGAACTTGCAGAATTAAGTTCAATCGCACTAAAAGTGAAACAAAAACAAATGAATGAATTAAAAGGAATTGAACTTCTATATGAATACAATGAATCTCCTAGTTCAATAGTTAAAGCTTTTGCAAATGTACTACAATCTTCATTCTACTTTAACCTTCGAATGATCGATTTCTATTTACAATTATCAATTATAACCAAGAGACTTATTGACCAAGTTGAAAACCAATACATTCGTTATCTATTTAAAGCTAGAATGTCATTGTTAGAAACAGCTGGATATGTGGCGATTGGTTTAACTGATGATGGCAAACAGATTGGAGTCGAAGCCTTAAAGAATACTGATGAACCTTACATGAAGTACATGTTTCATGTTTTTATTGGTAATAGCTTTTTGTTCGATGATTACGAAAATGCAAAATTAAATTTCGAAACAGCTATCGAATCCATAGAAATTTATGACGATATAACGCCAAACGATGCTTATCGAAGCCACAACTTTTTAAATAACTTTTGGGGTAAACCTCCAATATTTTTAAACGATCAAAGTGACCATATATCTGACATTCATGAGATTGCCTTTTATTATATTCGTAATGATAATCCGGATAAAGGGTTAGGTGTATTAGATAGTATTGATTCACTATTATTAAACGATAGTCAAAAAGGATTTCATAACTATTATAGAGGTCTTGCAACTCAACAATTGGATTATTTTTATGAATCCATACTTCACTTTAATTATGCTGGAGAGAAATATTTTAAGAAATTTCCCATACATGAATTAGAAAAAAGTGGAGTAAGTAACACACTTATTAGAGTATTAAGTAGTTAATTAGTATATAATAACTATAAACTTTATTTTTTGGAGAGGGGTAATTTTATGAAACAACTTAGCAAACATCGCAAACATCTTGTATCTGCCTTGGTTTTGGGTTTACTTATTTTTTCTCAAAACGGAAATTACGATTTTACACCTGAAAAACTAGAACCTATTAATAATTCTAACAACAACATGCAGACAATGTACGATCCAGGTTTAGAAGTGTAAAGCAGAAATTCTTACTATTACTGCTCCAGCTTGTAGAAAAGCCATCCTAATGGTTTATCTCTACAAGCTTTTTTATGTGTATCGATCCTTTCTAAAACAAATCAAGAGATTATTATGTTTAATTTTGTATTTCGTATCCAGATTTTTATAGAATGAGAATCAATATGAATTTAATTATTATGTTCTATTTTAAAATCAGCTACTAGTGAACCCCCTTTGAATACAGCGAGCTAAGTGAGATCCGCAAGTTTCCCCAGCAAAGAAACACTTTAAGAGCGCATTGAGTCAATATTACCTCTAATTACTCGGGTGAAAGCTACTGTATGCCAATTTGTTGCCACCTAAAAAACTAAAGTATTAATTAATCATTAATCACATCTCCCACACATCCTCTTTTATAGTAGGTGAAAATCATCAAATATCCTCGCTAATTACTCACTACTTCTAAAATTCCACCTACCAAGTGCCGAAAATTGTGATAGAATATCCGTGAATCTTCTGTTTGTCGGACAAATGACCCTTAGTTCTTGTAAATAATACAAGTCAATAGGAGTTTGTTGGGTAACTTTGTAGAAGAATTTCACACAAAAAAGGGAAAATCGACGTTTTAACGGTGCATCTTTTTTTGTGAACGTGCTACAATGGAGTTGTTCTAAAATGCAAGCTGGCTTTTTGTTAATGCACAATAAAAAAAGCCCTTACATGAAACATTATTAATTTAATCGCAGGCCATTTGAAAAATACGCTGTACATCACTAGTTGTGGGGGTATTATTGAAACATGTCGAAAGCTGAAAGAGATTACAGCACTGAACCTTGGGGTGACCTTAGTGGTCCCAATTTAGGGTACTTGCAGGAGCAGTTTGACATCTATGTCTCTGATCCTGAATTGGTGGATCCAGACCTACGTAAGCAGTTTGACCAATGGGGTGCGCCGCCTGTTGATTCTGTTCAAGAGGCAAACATCACAGCTGCAAAAGGAGCGTTTTCGTTTGATCCTGAGAAAATTGTAGCGGCCACAAAGCTCGTTGGGAATATCCGAGCCTATGGTCATCTATCTGCACAGGTGTATCCATTTTATGATCAAAAATCTCGAATTAAAGCGGAAAAGCACGCACTTACACCTAGCGATTTTGGGTTAAGTGAGCAGGATTTACGAGCAATTCCAGCGAAGGTGATTTGGTCAAATGCACCTGAGTCCATTCAAGATGGGTTTGAAGCATTCACACGATTACGTGAAATTTACTCTAAAAAACTAACGTTTGAGTTTACACATGTACATGTTGAGGAAGAGCGTCAATGGCTCATCCAAATGGTGGAGACTGAAGCGGAATACACTGTTTATTCGGATGATGACAAACGGTCATTGCTTCGTCGCCTATTTCAGGTGGAAGGGTTTGAGAAGTTTCTTCATAAAACATTTGTTGGTCAAAAACGTTTCTCAATCGAGGGGATCGATGCGCTCGTTCCGATGCTTGATGATTTAGTGAAACGTGGAAATGACGACGATGTGGAAGATATTGTGCTTGGGATGGCTCATCGCGGGCGTTTAAATGTGCTTGCACACGTGTTAGGCAAACCATATGAAATGATCCTTGCCGAATTTCATCATGCGCCAAACAAGGAACTCACACCTTCGGAAGGCTCATCAACAATAAGCGAAGGCTGGACAGGTGATGTGAAATATCACTTAGGTGCCAATCGTGAAATCAAAGACGAAGCGCATCGGACGCGTGTGTCTTTGACAAACAATCCTTCTCATTTAGAATATGTTGACCCTGTAGTTGAAGGGCTCACGCGAGCTGCACAAGATGATCGGTCAACGGCTGGTTACTCCAAAACAGATGTAAAAAAGGCAATTGCGATCTTAATTCACGGGGACGCAGCATTCCCTGGAGAAGGCATTGTGGCTGAAACATTAAATTTAAGTAGATTGCCTGCGTACCAAACAGGCGGTACGATTCACATCATTGCCAATAACTTGATTGGCTTTACAACCGAGCGTCGTGATGCGCGGTCTACAAAATATGCAAGTGACGTTGCGAAAGGATACGAAATTCCGATCGTTCATGTCAACGCTGATGATCCAGATGCATGTATGGCTGCAGTTAACCTAGCTTACTTGTATCGCCAAAAGTTCCAAAAAGACTTTTTGATTGACCTTGTCGGCTATCGCCGCTTTGGCCATAACGAAATGGATGATCCAGCGGCGACACAGCCAAAGCTTTACAAGCTGATCAATGATCATGATACCGTTGCCAAACTTTACAGCAAAAAGCTTCATGAGGAAGGTATCGTTTCCGAAGATGACGTTGATAAAATGGAGCAGGAATGGCAAACAAAGCTTCAAAAATTGTATGATGAGGTATCGCAACAGGAAGGTGAGGTCGAGGAGAAGGAAGCACCTAAGAAGCTGACTGAAGAACGTCTCCCGAAAATTGATACGACAGTTCCTGCTGATGTCTTGCAAAATTTGAATAGCGATTTGCTCAAATGGCCTGAAGGATTTAACGTTTATCCAAAGCTCGAACGGATTCTTAAGCGTCGTGAAACGGCTCTTGAGGATGGTCAAAAATTGGATTGGGCGCATGCGGAATCGCTTGCCTTTGCATCAATCTTGCGTGATGGCTGTCCAATTCGTATGACGGGCCAGGACAGTCAACGAGGAACATTCGCACATCGTCATGTTGTGCTTCATGATTCAGAGACTGGGGAAAAGTTTTCTCCAATGCATGTATTCCCAGAAGCAAAAGCAACTTTTGATATATACAACTCAGCACTCTCAGAGTCGGCTGTGTTAGGTTTCGAGTATGGGTACACGATCCAAGCACCAGAAACATTAGTTATTTGGGAGGCACAGTTTGGCGATTTCGCCAACGTGGCCCAAGTTATTTTTGATCAATTCTTAGCGGCAGGACGCGCTAAATGGGGTCAGAAATCAGGATTGGTCATGCTTCTGCCTCATGGGTATGAAGGACAAGGGCCAGAGCATTCAAGTGCACGTTTAGAGCGCTACTTGCAGCTGTCTGCCGAAAACAACTGGACCGTTGCGAATGTCACGACTGCAGCACAATATTTTCATATTCTCCGGAGACAGGCGAAAATATTGCCGATGGAAGAAGTTCGTCCATTAATTATGATGTCGCCAAAAAGTCTTTTGCGTAATCCGAGAGTTGCTTCACCGCGAGAAAACTTCACGGATGGTAGGTTCTTCACAGTTTTCCCAGAACCTCTCCTTGATGGGGCTCCAGAAAAAGTAACTCGTGTCATCATGGCCAGTGGAAAAGTGGCTGTCGATTTAAGTGCTCGTGTGGAAGAAACCGAAGCGTCTGCGCTTGAACACATTCAAATTCTTCGCGTGGAGCAGCTGTATCCGTTCCCTAGAGAAGAAGTACTGGAGTTCTTGAGCAGCTTTGAGAACCTTGAAGAAATCGTTTGGGTTCAAGAAGAGCCGAAAAATATGGGAGCATGGACCTTTATTGAATCGAAGTTGCGCCAGGTAGCTCCTGAGAACGTTAACGTCTCCTATGTAGGCCGTAAAGAACGATCTAGTACAGCGACCGGTGAACCTGATGTGCATAGAAGACAGCAAGAGTATATCATCACTACGGCATTGCAAATAGACTAGGAAACGAACGAAGGAGGAGACGGACAATGTCCGAGATAAAAGTACCAGAACTTGCAGAATCCATCACAGAAGGAACCATTGCTCAGTGGCTTAAACAGGTTGGCGATCATGTAGAACAAGGTGAACCTGTCCTTGAGCTTGAAACGGATAAAGTAAATATCGAAGTAAACAGTGAACAAAGTGGTGTTTTACAGGAACAATTAAAGCAACCAGGCGATACGGTTGAAGTAGGGGAAGTCATTGCTCGCCTTGGAGAAGGTAGTGGCGAAAGCGCATCAGCACCTGAAAAGGAAGATGCTCCAAAAGCAGAAGAGCCAAAGAAAGAGGAATCAACATCCTCCACGAAAGAAGCACCAGAGGCTAGTTCTTCAGAGCGTCCAGTCGCTTCGCCAGCAGCTCGTAAAAAAGCACGTGAGCTCGGCATTGATTTAAATGACATTTCTGCGCGGGATCCTCTAGGGCGTGTAAGAACGGAGGATGTGGAACGTCATGCGGCTGCACCGAAGCAACAGGAAGCTCCAGTGCCAAAAGCGGAAAGCAAGCCAGCACCGAGTGCCGATCCGCAGAAACCGGTAGAGCGTATCCAAATGTCGCGTCGTCGCCAAACGATTGCTAATCATTTGGTTGAAGCACAGCATAATGCAGCGATGCTGACAACGTTTAATGAAATTGACATGTCAGCGGTTATGGATTTGCGCAAACGTCGCAAGGACGCTTTTCAGGACAAGCATGATGTACGTCTAGGCTTCATGTCCTTCTTTACAAAAGCCGTCGTTGCCGCATTAAAGCAATTCCCGCTATTGAACGCAGAGATTCAAGGCAAGGAAATCCTGAAAAAACATTATTACGATGTAGGCGTTGCCGTGTCTGCAGATGAGGGTCTTGTCGTACCGGTTGTCCGTGATGCCGATCGTTTAAGCTTTGCACAAATTGAGCGTGAAATTACAACTTTAGCAAGCAAGGCAAAGGAAAATTCTTTGCAGCTCAAGGATTTACAAGGTGGGTCGTTCACAATCACAAACGGTGGTGTCTTTGGTTCATTGCTTTCGACACCAATTATAAATGCTCCCCAAGTAGGGATTCTTGGCATGCACACGATTCAACGTCGCCCTGTTGTTGTCGATAAAGACGACACAGTAGAAGTACGACCAATGATGTATGTCGCATTAAGCTACGATCACCGTATTGTTGATGGAAGCACAGCTGTTCGCTTCCTAGTGACGATTAAAAATCTTCTTGAAGATCCTGAGCAGCTTTTGCTTGAAGGATAATACATCATTTTGGGACGCCTTTTCGAGGCGTCCCTTTTTGCATACTGAGGAGAAAGGGATGAACTGATGAAAGATACAAATGCTGTGATCCCAATGCTTGCGATCCGTGGCGCACATAAGGCAATCATTTTCTACAAGCGTGCCTTTCAAGCTGAAGAATTGACGATCATGCAAAGCGAAGATGGAACCATTCAGCATGCGGAACTTGCCGTTAATGAGGCAAAAATAATGATTGCTGATGAATTCCCTGAGCACAATCAAAGCCCTGCAACATTACAAGGCACATCAGTAATTTTGTATGTGGAGGTTGGCGATGTGGACGTTTTTTACCAGCGTTCTCTTGAGTATGGAGCTGAGACTTTACGAGCTCCTGAAGCTGGCTTCGGCGAGAAAAAAATTTGCAAAATAAAGGATCCTTTTGGTCATGTGTGGATGTTTTCGTCCTAATATTCTGCAAGGTCATCGTTCAGGGAGTATGCTGGGGGAGTAAACAAAAGTGGCATTGGTTCGTCCATAGACGTTGAAAACGTAGGGGAGGAACAAGAAGATACAACCTCATCACTGGGAGAGTGAGGAAAAAACGAAACACAACCAACACAGCAGCATTGCGTCTCGATTTTCCGCGAAGCTTAACTCAAATGCTGGAATGCCTTGACCAGATGACAATTAGGGTTTGCAAAGTCGCGTCTCCCTTATGCACGCTGCGGCTCAAGTTTAAAAAAGACTTGGCATAGTGACTGCTTGCATACACAATAATGAAACAATTATTATGGTAAACACGAGGGCTGGCATTGTTTTGCCCAACGAATCACGCACACGGATATGCACAGAACATGCAACCACCATCGTCACACCAAGCCAAATACAACCAATAACCAACGACCACGTTAGCCAATAGCCGGCAAAGAGGGCTATTGCCCCAGCCAATTGGACAATTCCTGTCACTATCCGAAAACGTGAAGAGAGCTTAAGATGCTGAAAAATATCAATCCAGTATTTGGCTCCAAATACTTTGGCCAATCCCGAAAAAAGATAATACACCACCAATAAGCTTTGAAGAATTACTACAACGATAGACATGTCCATCCCCCTTCATTGTTTTCATGCTTTGGCGTTTACTCCTCTAGTTGGACCAGATCGAGTTCAGGAAAACGTGCTGCATTTGAAATGACATCAACACCGATAATTTTGTCGTTCAAATAAGTGAATTCGAGGACAAGCAGCAACGTTCCACCTGGTGAAACATCGACACCTATCTTTCCATTTATGAGTGCAGCTCGTGCTGCAGCCGCTCGCCCACCCATGAGCTGTTTTGCTACAGCACGAGCGCCAATCGTTTCTTCAGGGGCGTTTTCGCGGTCATTATTCAATACAACACGAGGATCCAGCAACGTAAGCAGCGCTTCAAAGTCCCCCTTTCTCGCTGCAGTTAGAAACGAGTCAACCAATCTGCGTTGGGTATCTATATTCGTCGAAAATGTTTTATTTGCTCCTTGGATACGCCGCCGTGCGCGACTAGCCAATTGACGGGTTGCCGGTTCAGAGCGTTCTACAATTTGAGCGATTTCTTTAAAAGGCAAGGAAAAGATATCATGCAATACAAACGCAATGCGTTCCTCAGGATTTAGAGTATCAAGCAACACCAGCAAGGCAATACCGATGGAATCCGAGAGCAGCATTTCATGCACTGGATCGCTCTCCGCCACATGGTCTGGAAGAAAGTCGATGTAATGATTCTCCATCGGTTCCTCTCGCCGCGTCTTTCGGGACCGCAGCATGTCAAGACATACTCGAGATACAACGGTTGTTAGCCACCCCGCAAGATTCGTAATATCGCTGCTGCCAGAGCGACTAAGCCTCAACCAGGACTCCTGAACAGCATCATCCACCTCATCCCAACTCCCAAGGATTCGATAAGCGACTGCACGCAAATGAGAACGATGAACCTCAAATTGTTCCGTTAACAAGTTTTCATTGTTCATGAAGCCTCTCCTTTCAAAACGGGCGTATACTATATTGACGGATGAAATCACAAGATTGTGACCCATAAAAAATGTTTAATTTCAATTTGGTTTAATCGTCATTCAAAGGGTCCGTTTAAATCGCTTCATTTTGTTCACCAATCCCTTTCACTCTTCGCTTTTAGTGACGCTTTCTCCTAGTTTAAATGTGGAAGGATGTTTGGATTGGAATAGGCAGTGAGAGCCGATCTGTTGAATCGAGTCGTTGTTAAATAGCCGACAGAATCTTGGAAAGCATGTATTTATCAAAAGATTGATGTTCCCCCTAATTCTTTTTTGGAATGAAACAGTATAGTCTCCATACGATAGAAAGAAGTGAAACCATATTAGATGATTCACATATGGCTTCTTTGGGAATAGATAAGCATGACTCTTAGGAAAGGATGACGCACGCATGCAAAAGTATCTTTTGCCCGTTCTTAATACACTTGCTTTTATCGCAGTCATCATCGTCAACTATCTCGCCAACGCATTGCCTCTTTTTGGACGCTCCACTGGTGAAATATCCGACATGGTGGCGAACCTTCTGACACCTGCTGGTTATGCCTTTGCCATTTGGTCTGTCATCTACTTACTGACTGGCATTTGGGTCGTCTTGCAATGGGTGCCGAGTTGGAGAGAAAGAACACATTACAAGTCTGTAGGGTTGCTCTTCGTTCTTGCAAGTGCATGTAATGTCACTTGGTTATTGCTTTGGCATTCGCTGCTTTTTTATGTCACTCTACTTGTGATGGCGCTTTTCTTAGTTACTTTAATTATTTTGTATCGTCGCTTAAGAAACAATTCATCTACTTTAAGTCTGCTACCTTTTTCTATTTACCTAGGCTGGATATCAGTGGCCACCATCCAAAACGTGGCGGTTGTCATCAATACGATTTATTCAGCTGAGCCAACGTCATTTGATCAAATGGTTGCTGTCATTGTCCTTCTTGTTGGTACGCTTATTTCTGGTTATATGTTAGTTAAACAAGGGGACAGGTGGTATCCCATCGTCTTTATATGGGCCTACGGAGCGATCGGTGTGAAGCAAAGTACGTATCCATTTGTTTCGTATAGTGCTTGGGTGTTGGCTGCCCTTCTTGTTGTCCTAATCGTATGGCACGTCTTCAAAAAGCAACGAACGTCGTAACCACGCAAGGACGCTCTTTCCTGGTATAGCGGTTCCACCACCCACATAGGATGGGAGAAAGGCTGTGATGGCCAAGCTATA
This window of the Aureibacillus halotolerans genome carries:
- a CDS encoding 2-oxoglutarate dehydrogenase E1 component, coding for MSKAERDYSTEPWGDLSGPNLGYLQEQFDIYVSDPELVDPDLRKQFDQWGAPPVDSVQEANITAAKGAFSFDPEKIVAATKLVGNIRAYGHLSAQVYPFYDQKSRIKAEKHALTPSDFGLSEQDLRAIPAKVIWSNAPESIQDGFEAFTRLREIYSKKLTFEFTHVHVEEERQWLIQMVETEAEYTVYSDDDKRSLLRRLFQVEGFEKFLHKTFVGQKRFSIEGIDALVPMLDDLVKRGNDDDVEDIVLGMAHRGRLNVLAHVLGKPYEMILAEFHHAPNKELTPSEGSSTISEGWTGDVKYHLGANREIKDEAHRTRVSLTNNPSHLEYVDPVVEGLTRAAQDDRSTAGYSKTDVKKAIAILIHGDAAFPGEGIVAETLNLSRLPAYQTGGTIHIIANNLIGFTTERRDARSTKYASDVAKGYEIPIVHVNADDPDACMAAVNLAYLYRQKFQKDFLIDLVGYRRFGHNEMDDPAATQPKLYKLINDHDTVAKLYSKKLHEEGIVSEDDVDKMEQEWQTKLQKLYDEVSQQEGEVEEKEAPKKLTEERLPKIDTTVPADVLQNLNSDLLKWPEGFNVYPKLERILKRRETALEDGQKLDWAHAESLAFASILRDGCPIRMTGQDSQRGTFAHRHVVLHDSETGEKFSPMHVFPEAKATFDIYNSALSESAVLGFEYGYTIQAPETLVIWEAQFGDFANVAQVIFDQFLAAGRAKWGQKSGLVMLLPHGYEGQGPEHSSARLERYLQLSAENNWTVANVTTAAQYFHILRRQAKILPMEEVRPLIMMSPKSLLRNPRVASPRENFTDGRFFTVFPEPLLDGAPEKVTRVIMASGKVAVDLSARVEETEASALEHIQILRVEQLYPFPREEVLEFLSSFENLEEIVWVQEEPKNMGAWTFIESKLRQVAPENVNVSYVGRKERSSTATGEPDVHRRQQEYIITTALQID
- a CDS encoding AimR family lysis-lysogeny pheromone receptor, giving the protein MRLLKTAIQNKIQESPETIHRLTPLLQSKNEEELLRFVEDPKDELEDFHALLKIIRTLFPERERELMEDYCLNLDPEKESMSIGLIYSFITNFKTLEKSLVLLISKSGYDKELAELSSIALKVKQKQMNELKGIELLYEYNESPSSIVKAFANVLQSSFYFNLRMIDFYLQLSIITKRLIDQVENQYIRYLFKARMSLLETAGYVAIGLTDDGKQIGVEALKNTDEPYMKYMFHVFIGNSFLFDDYENAKLNFETAIESIEIYDDITPNDAYRSHNFLNNFWGKPPIFLNDQSDHISDIHEIAFYYIRNDNPDKGLGVLDSIDSLLLNDSQKGFHNYYRGLATQQLDYFYESILHFNYAGEKYFKKFPIHELEKSGVSNTLIRVLSS
- a CDS encoding sigma-70 family RNA polymerase sigma factor — protein: MNNENLLTEQFEVHRSHLRAVAYRILGSWDEVDDAVQESWLRLSRSGSSDITNLAGWLTTVVSRVCLDMLRSRKTRREEPMENHYIDFLPDHVAESDPVHEMLLSDSIGIALLVLLDTLNPEERIAFVLHDIFSLPFKEIAQIVERSEPATRQLASRARRRIQGANKTFSTNIDTQRRLVDSFLTAARKGDFEALLTLLDPRVVLNNDRENAPEETIGARAVAKQLMGGRAAAARAALINGKIGVDVSPGGTLLLVLEFTYLNDKIIGVDVISNAARFPELDLVQLEE
- a CDS encoding DoxX family protein, which encodes MSIVVVILQSLLVVYYLFSGLAKVFGAKYWIDIFQHLKLSSRFRIVTGIVQLAGAIALFAGYWLTWSLVIGCIWLGVTMVVACSVHIRVRDSLGKTMPALVFTIIIVSLLCMQAVTMPSLF
- a CDS encoding VOC family protein — encoded protein: MKDTNAVIPMLAIRGAHKAIIFYKRAFQAEELTIMQSEDGTIQHAELAVNEAKIMIADEFPEHNQSPATLQGTSVILYVEVGDVDVFYQRSLEYGAETLRAPEAGFGEKKICKIKDPFGHVWMFSS
- a CDS encoding undecaprenyldiphospho-muramoylpentapeptide beta-N-acetylglucosaminyltransferase; the encoded protein is MSKTIVLTGGGSAGHVTPHLALIPQLQKEGYSVAYIGSKDGIEKDMMAEQQIDYTGVSTGKLRRYKDLNNLKDPFRVLKGITEARKALKKLKPSLVFSKGGFVSVPVVIAAKTLGIPCVLHESDRSPGLANKIVLRFCEKICVTFPETASLLPEGKAIHTGAIVRPDLFKGNAAKGRTLCDFSSSKPVLLVMGGSMGAQKINDTIRTELDVLLSTFHVIHICGKGKIDPNVQQYGYKAFDYVSSELSDLLACTDVVVSRAGSNAINEFLALRIPMLLVPLSPRVSRGDQVENAASFEKQGFASVVQEEELNSDTLHAQINELYTKREDIQERMKSADAYTDGTQVVAIFKDIISRKEK
- a CDS encoding LacI family DNA-binding transcriptional regulator, with the protein product MATLKEIAAEAGVSISTVSRVLKGDTSLQVTSKTRDTIFRVADSLGYQRKKAPTPSEMNQSPVTITVYVPFTYLESTSLKETMRGIELYCISEGFLVKTIHHAPGNFPYDTNDVFTIYLERAIEIEDAQKDNSEKFTKNTRTITHSVQIDESYALRQWCTPEMPSTVVFSSMTSSRVRDSVRDLEAKGRIKEVIQCPRDDAAESYQTTMRLLSAAQRPERIIYGNQLLALGGLRAFFDKGVQPGHETKVACLHGDANARFMLPSLTVQEMPYRLAGELLVKNLFTSDETDEFQRKIILTPKIHWYASWKEFD
- the odhB gene encoding 2-oxoglutarate dehydrogenase complex dihydrolipoyllysine-residue succinyltransferase, whose product is MSEIKVPELAESITEGTIAQWLKQVGDHVEQGEPVLELETDKVNIEVNSEQSGVLQEQLKQPGDTVEVGEVIARLGEGSGESASAPEKEDAPKAEEPKKEESTSSTKEAPEASSSERPVASPAARKKARELGIDLNDISARDPLGRVRTEDVERHAAAPKQQEAPVPKAESKPAPSADPQKPVERIQMSRRRQTIANHLVEAQHNAAMLTTFNEIDMSAVMDLRKRRKDAFQDKHDVRLGFMSFFTKAVVAALKQFPLLNAEIQGKEILKKHYYDVGVAVSADEGLVVPVVRDADRLSFAQIEREITTLASKAKENSLQLKDLQGGSFTITNGGVFGSLLSTPIINAPQVGILGMHTIQRRPVVVDKDDTVEVRPMMYVALSYDHRIVDGSTAVRFLVTIKNLLEDPEQLLLEG
- a CDS encoding tryptophan-rich sensory protein, producing MQKYLLPVLNTLAFIAVIIVNYLANALPLFGRSTGEISDMVANLLTPAGYAFAIWSVIYLLTGIWVVLQWVPSWRERTHYKSVGLLFVLASACNVTWLLLWHSLLFYVTLLVMALFLVTLIILYRRLRNNSSTLSLLPFSIYLGWISVATIQNVAVVINTIYSAEPTSFDQMVAVIVLLVGTLISGYMLVKQGDRWYPIVFIWAYGAIGVKQSTYPFVSYSAWVLAALLVVLIVWHVFKKQRTS